Proteins from one Podarcis raffonei isolate rPodRaf1 chromosome 1, rPodRaf1.pri, whole genome shotgun sequence genomic window:
- the FJX1 gene encoding four-jointed box protein 1, with the protein MRRAGLAGLGLVAGLWLLAVVALAGLWSGRGAPEPGVEAASSGRLLRPPSQAAQKTFRALLTLPGQPSEGPGESGQEPPPPVPADPPRGVAEPPVRGGIFWSRALEAQVPPGFSAEEAASWLRAAREARVVSLERGGCGRSSNRLARLSDGSRACVRYGINAEQIQGEALSYHLAGLLGIQERLPPLALARVEARGGQWAPVRDELRGSPWADGAVVSLARWVDNLTDVVAPAPWRAEAGAAATSGPRRLQPLSAGELRGLSQAQLVELVQWSDLIVFDYVTANFDRLVSNLFSLQWDPRVMQRATSNLHRAPNGGLVFLDNEAGLVHGYRLLAMWDKYNEPLLRSVCVFREATAQRVRELHRARNAAAQLLHLYRTREPLAGVLGFLSEQQAQLLQDRVDFVHKHILHCKAKAASL; encoded by the coding sequence ATGCGACGCGCGGGTCTGGCCGGGCTGGGCTTGGTGGCCGGGCTGTGGCTGCTGGCCGTGGTGGCGCTGGCGGGGCTGTGGAGCGGGCGCGGCGCCCCGGAGCCCGGCGTCGAAGCGGCGTCGAGCGGCCGCCTCCTCCGGCCGCCAAGCCAAGCGGCGCAGAAAACTTTCCGCGCGCTGCTTACGCTGCCGGGACAACCCTCGGAGGGGCCGGGCGAAAGTGGgcaggagccgccgccgcctgtTCCCGCGGATCCGCCTCGGGGCGTCGCGGAGCCGCCCGTGCGCGGCGGGATCTTTTGGAGCCGGGCGCTGGAGGCGCAAGTGCCGCCGGGCTTCTCGGCCGAGGAAGCGGCGTCGTGGCTGCGGGCGGCCCGCGAGGCGCGCGTCGTGTCCCTGGAGCGCGGCGGCTGCGGGCGCAGCTCCAACCGGCTGGCGCGCTTGTCGGACGGCAGCCGCGCGTGCGTGCGCTACGGCATCAACGCGGAGCAGATCCAGGGCGAGGCGCTCTCGTACCACCTGGCCGGGCTGCTGGGCATCCAGGAGCGGCTGCCCCCTTTGGCGCTGGCGCGGGTCGAAGCCCGCGGAGGGCAGTGGGCTCCCGTGCGCGACGAGCTGCGCGGTTCCCCCTGGGCCGACGGCGCCGTGGTGAGCCTGGCGCGCTGGGTGGACAACCTGACCGACGTGGTGGCTCCCGCCCCCTGGCGGGCCGAGGCGGGCGCGGCGGCGACGTCGGGCCCCCGTCGGCTGCAGCCCCTGTCGGCCGGGGAGCTGCGCGGCCTGAGCCAAGCGCAGCTGGTGGAGCTGGTGCAGTGGAGCGACCTGATCGTCTTCGACTACGTGACGGCCAACTTCGACCGGCTGGTCAGCAACCTGTTCAGCCTGCAGTGGGACCCGCGGGTGATGCAGCGCGCCACCAGCAACCTGCACCGGGCGCCCAACGGCGGGCTGGTCTTCCTCGACAACGAGGCGGGCCTGGTGCACGGCTACCGGCTTCTGGCCATGTGGGACAAGTACAACGAGCCGCTGCTGCGCTCCGTCTGCGTCTTCCGAGAGGCCACCGCCCAGCGGGTGCGGGAGCTGCACCGCGCGCGCAACGCCGCCGCCCAGCTGCTCCACCTTTACCGGACCCGGGAGCCCCTGGCCGGCGTCTTGGGCTTCCTCTCAGAGCAGCAAGCGCAGCTACTGCAGGACCGTGTCGACTTTGTCCACAAGCACATTTTGCACTGCAAAGCCAAGGCTGCCTCGCTGTGA